In Helicobacter mastomyrinus, a single genomic region encodes these proteins:
- a CDS encoding GlcG/HbpS family heme-binding protein, which produces MKLNDEICEFLRTKAGEEVAKLGIDISFAVVDESGILKLFQRFGEALLISVNLVLKKAYTAVITRSKTKDVAAWAKEGGALMGIHTTSKQICLVAGGYPLFAGERLIGGIGVGGGSEAEDLQIAEALLEAFKERYGNSIDRINF; this is translated from the coding sequence ATGAAGCTAAATGATGAAATATGCGAATTTTTACGCACAAAGGCAGGAGAAGAAGTGGCAAAACTTGGCATTGATATAAGCTTTGCTGTGGTTGATGAAAGCGGAATTTTGAAGCTTTTTCAAAGATTTGGCGAGGCACTCTTAATCAGTGTGAATCTCGTGCTTAAAAAGGCTTACACAGCTGTGATTACGCGTTCAAAGACAAAAGATGTCGCCGCTTGGGCAAAGGAGGGCGGTGCTTTGATGGGTATACATACCACAAGCAAGCAGATTTGTTTAGTCGCAGGGGGCTATCCGCTTTTTGCAGGGGAAAGGCTTATTGGCGGCATAGGCGTTGGCGGAGGAAGCGAGGCTGAAGATTTACAAATCGCAGAAGCCCTGCTAGAAGCCTTTAAGGAACGTTATGGAAACTCAATTGACAGGATAAATTTTTGA
- a CDS encoding aldo/keto reductase translates to MAQILLAWLLSQRNFIIPIPETTKIRRLGENLNASLISFSKAELDEINANLSKITIVGERYAPGSDATKSVGL, encoded by the coding sequence ATCGCGCAAATTTTACTCGCGTGGCTGCTCTCACAAAGAAACTTCATCATTCCCATACCAGAAACGACTAAAATACGGCGTTTGGGTGAGAATCTTAATGCCTCGCTGATTAGCTTTAGTAAGGCTGAGCTTGATGAAATCAATGCAAATTTAAGCAAAATAACTATCGTAGGTGAGCGATACGCACCCGGTAGCGATGCGACTAAAAGCGTGGGGTTGTGA
- a CDS encoding YceI family protein, which yields MRKIAFCAAVGLLCGSWLMATEYVVDASHSSVDFSVKHMSVSNVKGSFNKFRGALEIDGKTIKALNGEVQIASINTNSDKRDKHLNADDFFDSKKFPTATLTLVKHNGKKLDANITMRGITKQVTFNVELNGPVKHPKTNKDIVALTLEGKLNRKDFGIGTNTGNAMVSDNVNIKIELEAEQK from the coding sequence ATGAGAAAAATAGCATTTTGTGCGGCAGTTGGATTACTATGTGGCTCTTGGCTTATGGCGACAGAATATGTGGTCGATGCGAGTCACTCATCAGTGGATTTTAGCGTGAAGCATATGTCTGTGAGCAATGTCAAAGGAAGCTTCAATAAGTTTAGAGGGGCACTTGAGATCGATGGTAAAACTATCAAGGCACTTAATGGTGAAGTGCAAATCGCTTCTATCAATACCAATAGCGATAAGCGCGATAAACACTTGAATGCTGATGACTTCTTTGATTCTAAAAAGTTTCCTACAGCTACATTGACACTTGTAAAACATAATGGCAAAAAGCTTGATGCAAATATCACTATGAGGGGTATAACTAAGCAAGTAACCTTTAATGTAGAATTAAATGGTCCTGTGAAACACCCAAAAACAAACAAAGACATAGTGGCACTTACATTAGAAGGCAAACTCAATCGTAAAGATTTTGGCATTGGCACCAATACAGGCAATGCTATGGTAAGCGATAATGTCAATATAAAAATCGAGCTAGAAGCAGAACAAAAATAA